One segment of Phragmites australis chromosome 13, lpPhrAust1.1, whole genome shotgun sequence DNA contains the following:
- the LOC133889808 gene encoding transcription repressor OFP8-like, which yields MSLGVGAKKRLGVGGGGFALGCGCKDAKAVEVAVAVASASPYSATTTGTSTATTATWRRARATNPSASGSTGTLTVPSAPSSSFLWEDVVEAEGDEEEVNCKRLSSATTTSFSGLLRQLNDLEQSVVSWGRKSTSKSDYSPPPPPPPPSRPVKHRVVHSGDRRDSKEGHGNFSPPAPPPSFQFQSQQHRKAKSMDKGDGQEEEVHSMQPPPPPSPLPLPAEQLPNVKSMDIGSKKEDVNNFPPSQVPKHRKTKSCDGGTVRLDGSVAVVKQSEDPLSDFRRSMANMIVENRIVTGDELHELLRHFLALNAPHHHDAILRAFTEIWDEALTTKTPQRKPARPAPKPPRQKASPRRRQPPRAWR from the coding sequence ATGAGCCTCGGCGTTGGTGCCAAGAAGCGTCTCGGCGTCGGCGGGGGCGGGTTCGCGCTCGGGTGCGGCTGCAAGGACGCCAAGGCcgtggaggtggcggtggcggtggcgtcCGCGTCGCCGTACTCCGCCACCACCACGGGGACGTCCACGGCTACGACGGCGACGTGGCGCAGGGCGAGGGCCACGAACCCGTCGGCGTCGGGGTCCACGGGCACGCTGACCGTGCCCTccgcgccgtcgtcgtcgttcTTGTGGGAGGATGTCGTCGAGGCTGagggcgacgaggaggaggtcaaCTGCAAGCGGTTGAGCTCGGCGACCACGACCAGCTTCTCCGGCCTGCTGCGCCAGCTCAACGACCTCGAGCAGAGTGTAGTGTCGTGGGGCAGGAAGAGCACCAGCAAGAGTGACTActcgcctcctccgccacctccgccACCGTCGCGGCCCGTGAAGCACCGAGTCGTGCACAGCGGCGACAGGCGCGACAGCAAAGAAGGCCACGGCAACTTCTctccgccagcgccgcccccTTCTTTCCAGTTTCAGTCGCAGCAGCACCGGAAGGCAAAGAGCATGGACAAAGGCGACGGTCAGGAAGAAGAGGTCCACTCCATgcagccgccaccgccaccttcGCCGTTGCCATTGCCGGCTGAGCAGCTCCCGAACGTGAAGAGCATGGACATAGGCAGCAAGAAAGAAGACGTCAACAACTTTCCCCCATCGCAGGTGCCGAAGCACCGGAAAACGAAGAGCTGCGATGGCGGCACCGTCAGGCTCGACGGGAGCGTGGCGGTGGTGAAGCAGTCGGAGGACCCGCTCAGCGACTTCCGGCGGTCAATGGCGAACATGATCGTGGAGAACAGGATCGTGACGGGCGACGAGCTCCACGAGCTGCTCCGCCACTTCCTCGCACTCAACGCGCCACACCACCACGACGCCATCCTCCGGGCCTTCACCGAGATCTGGGACGAGGCGCTCACCACCAAGACCCCCCAACGCAAGCCCGCCAGGCCGGCGCCGAAGCCACCGCGGCAGAAAGCATCACCGCGCCGCCGGCAACCTCCGCGGGCGTGGCGCTAA
- the LOC133889822 gene encoding protein FATTY ACID EXPORT 4, chloroplastic-like — MTAASTLPLRLPATTLPSFPRQPPCPPVARLRLHPRRRPLLRCAAVSELAQAASVSYGVLLLGGGAFAYARSGSKGSIYGGLAGSALMGIAYYLMQSAETKAAGDAVGFGSAFLFACVFGIRLYNSRKLVPSGLLLVLSLGALGVFYSAYLQDKV, encoded by the exons ATGACCGCCGCCTCCACCCTCCCTCTGCGCCTCCCGGCAACAACCCTCCCTTCATTCCCCAGGCAGCCGCCCTGTCCTCCTGTAGCCCGCCTGCGCCTCCACCCCCGACGCCGCCCGCTGCTCCGTTGTGCCGCGGTATCGGAGCTCGCGCAGGCCGCCTCCGTCTCTTACGGCGTCCTCCTCCTGGGTGGCGGCGCCTTCGCAT ATGCGCGGTCAGGGAGTAAAGGTTCCATCTATGGAGGGTTGGCTGGATCTGCGCTTATGGGCATC GCCTATTATCTGATGCAATCAGCTGAGACAAAGGCAGCAGGCGATGCTGTTGGATTTGGATCTGCCTTTTTATTTGCCTGTGTTTTTG GTATTAGGTTGTACAATAGCCGGAAACTGGTGCCATCTGGTCTTCTTCTAGTCCTTTCTCTTGGTGCCTTGGGTGTCTTCTATTCTGCTTACTTGCAAGACAAGGTGTAA
- the LOC133888605 gene encoding 1-aminocyclopropane-1-carboxylate synthase 2-like, whose product MACNEELLSKIAAGEGHGENSSYFDGWKAYDMDPFHLHHNPGGVIQMGLAENQLSLDLIEEWSMNHPEASICTAQGTSQFKRIANFQDYHGLPEFRQAMANFMGQVRGGKATFDPDRVVMSGGATGAQDTLAFCLADPGDAYLVPTPYYPAFDRDCCWRSGVKLLPIECHSSNDFTLTREALVSAYDGARSQGIRVKGILITNPSNPLGTTMDRGTLAMLATFATDHCVHLIFDEIYAGSVFAQPDYVSIAEVIERDVPSCNRDLIHIVYSLSKDVGLPGFRVGIIYSYNDAVVACARKMSSFGLVSSQTQYFLAKMLSDVEFMDRFLRESARRLAARHERFTSGLREVGIGCLRGNAGLFSWMDLRGMLREKTPEAELELWRVIIHKVKLNVSPGTSFHCREPGWFRVCHANMDDETMEIALDRIRRFVHQHQHQHQKAKSKSWAARSQLRLSMPRLGGAAASHLALSSPMALLSPQSPMVHAAN is encoded by the exons ATGGCTTGCAATGAGGAGCTCCTCTCGAAGATTGCCGCCGGGGAGGGCCACGGCGAGAACTCGTCCTACTTCGACGGGTGGAAGGCCTACGACATGGACCCGTTCCACCTGCACCACAACCCCGGGGGCGTCATCCAGATGGGCCTCGCCGAGAACCAA CTGTCGCTGGACCTGATCGAGGAATGGAGCATGAACCACCCGGAGGCGTCCATCTGCACAGCGCAGGGCACGTCGCAGTTCAAGAGGATCGCCAATTTCCAGGACTACCATGGCCTGCCAGAGTTCAGACAG GCGATGGCCAATTTTATGGGGCAGGTGAGGGGAGGGAAGGCCACGTTTGACCCCGACCGTGTCGTGATGAGCGGAGGAGCCACCGGGGCGCAGGATACGCTCGCCTTCTGCCTCGCGGACCCCGGTGACGCCTACCTCGTGCCCACGCCATACTACCCAGC TTTCGACCGTGACTGTTGCTGGAGATCAGGAGTCAAGCTGCTGCCGATCGAATGCCACAGCTCCAACGACTTCACGCTTACCAGGGAGGCGCTCGTGTCGGCGTACGACGGCGCGCGGAGCCAGGGCATCCGCGTCAAGGGCATCCTCATCACCAACCCCTCCAACCCGCTCGGCACGACCATGGACCGCGGCACGCTGGCGATGCTCGCCACGTTCGCCACGGACCACTGCGTCCACCTCATCTTCGACGAGATCTACGCGGGCTCGGTGTTCGCGCAGCCGGACTACGTGAGCATCGCGGAGGTCATCGAGCGCGACGTCCCCAGCTGCAACAGGGACCTGATCCACATCGTGTACAGCCTCTCCAAGGACGTTGGCCTCCCGGGCTTCCGTGTCGGCATCATCTACTCGTACAACGACGCCGTCGTGGCCTGCGCGCGCAAGATGTCCAGCTTCGGGCTCGTCTCGTCCCAGACGCAGTACTTCCTGGCGAAGATGCTCTCGGACGTGGAGTTCATGGACCGCTTCCTCAGGGAAAGCGCGCGGCGGCTGGCGGCGCGGCACGAGCGGTTCACCTCGGGCCTCCGCGAGGTCGGCATCGGGTGCCTGCGCGGCAACGCGGGGCTGTTCTCGTGGATGGACCTGCGGGGCATGCTCCGGGAGAAGACGCCGGAGGCGGAGCTGGAGCTGTGGCGGGTAATCATACACAAGGTGAAGCTGAACGTATCGCCGGGCACTTCGTTCCACTGCCGCGAGCCCGGGTGGTTCCGCGTCTGCCACGCCAACATGGACGACGAGACCATGGAGATCGCGCTCGACCGCATCCGACGCTTCGttcaccagcaccagcaccagcaccagaaGGCCAAGTCCAAGAGCTGGGCCGCCAGGAGCCAGCTCCGCCTCAGCATGCCGCGCCTGGGAGGCGCCGCGGCGTCGCACCTCGCGCTGTCCAGCCCCATGGCGTTGCTGTCGCCGCAGTCGCCGATGGTTCACGCCGCCAACTAA